The Salvelinus fontinalis isolate EN_2023a unplaced genomic scaffold, ASM2944872v1 scaffold_1207, whole genome shotgun sequence DNA segment CTAGCCTGCAATCAtcaatgttactactaatgtgaaaacaagactaAATATGACTATTGTTGCTGTCTTGACCGGCTTAATTTTCAAATTgaacagacgtcaattgttgtacaacttcACGGGTACGTtctgggcatcaccttttacctAAAAttaacagtggatttctgctgttgtgggcctttaaccatctttaatcatctgactttgtcgttcacacaggagagaggcgtgactatcgtggatcctctggggagcctcaacatgatgctgacaaggcagagaagagtctctccagatcagaactcctcaagaaacaccagcagagacccacaggaaagaaatctcactgctgctctgactgtgggaaaagatTCAACTACTCATCACACCTTAAAATACATCAAAgaattcacactggagagaaaccttatagctgtgatcaatgtgggaagagttttactacatctagcaatctaactgaacaccagagaattcacacaggagagaaaccttacggctgtgatcaatgtgggaagagatttatTCTactacaaaccctgaaatcacaccaaagaatacacactggagagaaaccttttggCTGTTATCAATGTGGGACGAGTTTTTCTCACTTAAGCAGCCTGATAGGACACCAGcggggacacacaggagagaaaccttatagctgtgatcaatgtgggaagagttttactacatctagcaatctaactatacaccagagaattcacacaggagagaaaccttatagctgtgatcaatgtgggaagagttttactatatCTAGctctctgactatacaccagagaacacacacaggagagaaatcttatagctgtgatcaatgtgggaagagatttatTCTactacaaaccctgaaatcacaccaaagaatacacactggagagaaaccttttggCTGTTATCAATGTGGGACGAGTTTTTCTCACTTAAGCAGCCTGAAAGGACACCAGcggggacacacaggagagaaaccttatagctgtgatcaatgtgggaagagttttactacatctggcaatctaact contains these protein-coding regions:
- the LOC129848824 gene encoding zinc finger protein OZF-like produces the protein MSSINYSTLVKEEEVCWTEKEALGLNIVVKEEKEEEDVTVKQKVEGEAVTLKEDEKDVSVKEEEDAFRVKEEKDVSVKEEDEEKEEDAVFVVKKEGEITVTLKDEEVEIGDLSNTRERRDYRGSSGEPQHDADKAEKSLSRSELLKKHQQRPTGKKSHCCSDCGKRFNYSSHLKIHQRIHTGEKPYSCDQCGKSFTTSSNLTEHQRIHTGEKPYGCDQCGKRFILLQTLKSHQRIHTGEKPFGCYQCGTSFSHLSSLIGHQRGHTGEKPYSCDQCGKSFTTSSNLTIHQRIHTGEKPYSCDQCGKSFTISSSLTIHQRTHTGEKSYSCDQCGKRFILLQTLKSHQRIHTGEKPFGCYQCGTSFSHLSSLKGHQRGHTGEKPYSCDQCGKSFTTSGNLTIHQRIHTGEKAYGCDQCGKSFTTSSNLTEHQRTHTGEKPYGCDQCGKSFTTSSNLTRHQQVHTGVKPHSCDQCGKSFIRSSQLTVHQRTHTGVKPNSCDRCGKRYSDKISLIKHQKIHT